Proteins from a genomic interval of Pseudoruegeria sp. SHC-113:
- a CDS encoding polysaccharide deacetylase family protein yields the protein MKEPTADMGRSAICLTFDDRHVSHWRMARGILAAYAARVTFFISGPDQLTEEEFAALDLLAGDGHEIGFHSMTHPHAEAFLAEKSAKAYMAQEIDPGLELLKRRGFAAESFAFPYHESAEVLIAPLLRRFRILRRQGPAERPAGRVYDGTGHRMVDCIGSIDMASNPALDEPYFNKRFRQIGNRQGAGVFCGHAVCATEDAGTAPYLRPEDLDWFLWTARDKGLRSLPISALA from the coding sequence ATGAAGGAACCAACCGCCGATATGGGCCGCTCCGCCATTTGCCTGACCTTCGACGACCGCCACGTCAGCCACTGGCGCATGGCCCGCGGCATCCTCGCGGCCTATGCGGCGCGGGTCACCTTTTTCATTTCCGGGCCGGATCAGCTGACGGAGGAAGAATTCGCGGCGCTCGACCTGCTGGCTGGGGACGGCCACGAGATCGGCTTCCACAGCATGACCCACCCCCATGCCGAGGCCTTCCTCGCCGAGAAAAGCGCCAAGGCCTATATGGCGCAGGAAATCGATCCGGGGCTTGAACTGCTGAAACGGCGCGGCTTCGCAGCAGAGAGCTTTGCCTTCCCCTACCACGAAAGCGCCGAAGTGCTGATCGCGCCCCTCTTGCGGCGCTTCCGCATCCTGCGGCGGCAGGGGCCGGCAGAGCGGCCCGCGGGGCGCGTGTATGACGGCACCGGCCATCGTATGGTCGATTGCATCGGAAGCATCGACATGGCCAGCAATCCGGCGCTCGACGAGCCCTACTTCAACAAACGCTTCCGCCAGATCGGCAATCGACAGGGCGCGGGGGTGTTCTGCGGCCATGCGGTATGTGCAACAGAAGACGCGGGCACCGCCCCCTACCTGCGCCCGGAAGATCTGGACTGGTTCCTCTGGACCGCGCGCGATAAAGGCCTGCGAAGCCTCCCGATCTCGGCGCTGGCCTGA
- a CDS encoding hydantoinase B/oxoprolinase family protein, with product MSGAEWEFWIDRGGTFTDIVARRPDGSLHTHKLLSENPERYRDAAVQGIREMLGLGAGDPLPEGAIRAVKMGTTVATNALLERKGEPTLLLITEGFRDLLLIGYQTRPRLFDLDIKRPDLLYADVAEVPGRLDAEGGEVATLDEAAAREALQAGYDQGLRAVAIAFLHAYLNPEHEARVAEIATEIGFTQISASHRVSQLAKLVGRGDTTVVDAYLSPILRRYVEQVADALNVGQGGAERLLFMQSSGGLTDARLFQGKDAILSGPAGGIVGMVKTGAAAGHEKLIGFDMGGTSTDVSHYAGEYERSFETEVAGVRMRAPMMDIHTVAAGGGSILTFRDGRFQVGPESAGANPGPACYRRGGPLTVTDCNVMLGKLSPAHFPAVFGPEGNEPLDAAIVRAKFAELAAQIAEETGQPELAPEAVAEGFLRIAVDNMANAIKKISVQRGHDVTRYTLQCFGGAGGQHACLVADALGMETVFLHPFAGVLSAYGMGLAEIRALRERQLDAPLEDLPLAEAARVELAEDASAEVAAQGVAAGAIRIEARAHLRYEGSHQALEVPYGSTEAMTEAFESAHKARFGFISPERALFFDMLSVEAIGATGESPAAILPEGTVGQTGAIPVTFNGTAHATPILDRATLAPGTSVKGPAVITEPTGTNVVEPGWRAEVDPLGNLVLRRVEAKARPPAAGTEADPVLLEVFNNLFMSVADQMGATLANTSWSVNIKERLDFSCAIFDAAGDLVANAPHVPVHLGSMSDSIKTVMRENAGKIREGDAFMLNSPYNGGTHLPDVTVVTPVFVAGEIAFWLGSRGHHADIGGRTPGSAPPDSTRIEEEGVLIDNVRLVAEGVLQEALAEEVLSSGRYPCRNIPQNMADLKAQVAANETGRQELLKVVQSFGRDVVVAYMGHVQDNAEESVRRVIERLTDGAFTYPMDHGAEIRVQVRVDREAREAVIDFTGTAPQHAGNLNAPSAVCRAVVLYVFRTMVGAEIPLNEGCLKPLRIVIPEGSMLNPVYPAAVISGNTEVSQATCNALYGALGVIAGSQGTMNNFVWGNAEFQNYETIAGGTGAGPGFAGCDAVQTHMTNTRSTDPEILEKRFPVRLEHFGIRDGSGGAGQWRGGNGVIRRLRFFAPVTVTTLCSHRLVPPFGVAGGAPGAVGEDYVELPGGSRRKVAGFAEEELPAGGLFEMRTPGGGGWGTAG from the coding sequence ATGTCGGGCGCTGAGTGGGAATTCTGGATCGATCGCGGCGGCACCTTCACCGATATCGTCGCGCGCCGGCCCGATGGCAGCCTGCACACCCACAAGCTTCTGAGCGAAAACCCCGAGCGCTACCGGGACGCCGCCGTGCAGGGCATCCGCGAGATGCTGGGGCTTGGCGCTGGCGATCCCCTGCCCGAAGGCGCGATCCGCGCGGTGAAGATGGGCACCACGGTGGCCACCAACGCGCTGCTGGAGCGCAAGGGCGAGCCGACACTGCTGCTGATCACCGAGGGCTTTCGTGATCTGCTGCTGATCGGCTACCAGACCCGCCCGCGCCTGTTCGATCTCGATATCAAGCGCCCCGATCTGCTCTATGCGGATGTGGCCGAGGTGCCGGGGCGGCTGGATGCCGAAGGCGGCGAGGTTGCCACGCTCGATGAGGCCGCCGCCCGCGAAGCACTACAGGCGGGCTATGATCAGGGCCTGCGCGCCGTCGCCATCGCCTTCCTGCACGCCTATCTGAACCCGGAACATGAGGCCCGCGTGGCCGAGATTGCCACTGAGATCGGCTTCACCCAGATTTCCGCCAGCCACCGCGTCTCGCAACTCGCCAAGCTCGTCGGGCGCGGCGATACCACCGTGGTCGATGCCTATCTCTCCCCCATCCTGCGCCGCTACGTGGAGCAGGTCGCCGATGCGCTGAACGTGGGGCAGGGCGGGGCGGAGCGGCTCCTGTTCATGCAATCCAGCGGCGGGCTCACCGATGCACGGCTGTTTCAGGGCAAGGACGCGATCCTCTCCGGCCCGGCGGGCGGCATCGTCGGCATGGTGAAAACGGGGGCCGCAGCGGGCCACGAAAAGCTCATTGGCTTTGATATGGGCGGCACCTCCACCGATGTGAGCCACTACGCAGGCGAATACGAACGCTCCTTTGAGACCGAGGTCGCAGGCGTGCGGATGCGCGCGCCAATGATGGACATTCACACCGTCGCCGCCGGGGGCGGCTCGATCCTGACCTTCCGCGATGGCCGCTTTCAGGTCGGGCCCGAAAGCGCGGGCGCGAACCCGGGGCCGGCCTGCTACCGTCGCGGCGGGCCGCTCACGGTGACCGATTGCAACGTGATGCTCGGCAAGCTCAGCCCGGCGCATTTCCCCGCAGTGTTCGGCCCCGAAGGCAATGAGCCGCTGGACGCCGCCATCGTGCGCGCAAAATTCGCCGAACTGGCCGCGCAGATCGCAGAAGAAACCGGCCAGCCTGAACTGGCACCCGAGGCCGTGGCCGAAGGCTTCCTGCGCATCGCCGTGGACAATATGGCCAATGCGATCAAGAAAATCTCGGTGCAGCGCGGCCATGACGTGACGCGCTATACGCTGCAATGCTTCGGCGGCGCGGGCGGGCAGCACGCCTGTCTCGTGGCCGATGCGCTGGGGATGGAAACGGTTTTCCTGCATCCTTTCGCCGGGGTGCTATCGGCCTATGGCATGGGGCTTGCCGAGATCCGCGCGCTGCGGGAACGGCAGCTGGATGCGCCACTTGAGGATCTTCCGCTGGCCGAAGCCGCGCGTGTGGAACTAGCGGAAGATGCCAGCGCCGAGGTCGCCGCGCAGGGCGTGGCCGCAGGCGCGATCCGCATCGAGGCCCGCGCGCATCTGCGCTACGAGGGCTCCCATCAGGCGCTGGAAGTCCCCTATGGCAGCACGGAGGCCATGACTGAGGCCTTCGAGTCCGCCCACAAGGCGCGCTTCGGCTTCATCTCGCCGGAACGTGCGCTGTTCTTCGACATGCTCAGCGTGGAGGCCATCGGCGCGACCGGCGAATCCCCCGCCGCGATCTTGCCTGAAGGCACCGTAGGACAAACAGGCGCCATCCCAGTGACCTTCAACGGCACCGCGCATGCCACTCCGATCCTCGATCGCGCCACCCTTGCACCCGGTACAAGCGTCAAGGGCCCCGCCGTCATAACCGAGCCAACCGGCACCAATGTCGTGGAGCCGGGCTGGCGCGCCGAGGTCGATCCGCTGGGCAACCTCGTGTTGCGCCGGGTGGAGGCCAAGGCCCGCCCGCCCGCCGCCGGCACAGAAGCCGATCCGGTGCTGCTGGAGGTCTTCAACAACCTCTTCATGTCTGTGGCCGACCAGATGGGCGCGACGCTCGCCAACACTTCGTGGTCCGTCAACATCAAGGAACGGCTCGATTTCTCCTGCGCGATCTTTGACGCGGCGGGCGATCTGGTGGCCAACGCGCCCCACGTGCCGGTGCACCTCGGCTCGATGTCGGACAGCATCAAAACCGTGATGCGCGAGAACGCGGGCAAGATCCGCGAAGGCGATGCCTTCATGCTCAACTCGCCCTACAACGGCGGTACCCACCTGCCCGACGTCACGGTGGTGACGCCCGTCTTCGTGGCAGGCGAGATCGCCTTCTGGCTCGGCTCGCGCGGCCATCACGCCGACATTGGCGGCCGCACCCCCGGTTCCGCTCCGCCCGACAGCACCCGCATCGAGGAAGAGGGCGTGCTGATCGACAACGTGCGGCTGGTGGCCGAAGGCGTCCTGCAAGAGGCCTTGGCCGAAGAGGTGCTGTCGTCTGGCCGCTACCCCTGCCGCAACATCCCCCAGAACATGGCCGACCTGAAAGCGCAGGTCGCCGCGAATGAGACCGGACGGCAGGAGCTGCTGAAGGTGGTGCAAAGCTTCGGGCGCGACGTGGTGGTGGCCTATATGGGCCACGTGCAGGACAACGCTGAGGAAAGCGTGCGCCGGGTGATCGAACGGCTTACCGATGGCGCCTTCACCTACCCGATGGATCATGGCGCCGAGATCCGCGTGCAGGTCCGGGTGGATCGGGAGGCGCGCGAGGCGGTGATCGATTTCACCGGCACCGCGCCGCAGCACGCGGGCAACCTCAACGCGCCCTCCGCCGTCTGCCGCGCGGTGGTGCTTTACGTGTTCCGCACCATGGTCGGCGCGGAGATCCCGCTGAACGAGGGCTGCCTGAAGCCCCTGCGCATCGTGATCCCGGAAGGCTCCATGCTCAATCCGGTCTACCCGGCGGCGGTGATCTCGGGAAACACGGAAGTCTCCCAAGCCACCTGCAACGCGCTCTACGGCGCGCTTGGGGTGATCGCGGGCTCGCAAGGCACGATGAACAATTTCGTCTGGGGCAATGCGGAATTCCAGAACTACGAAACCATCGCAGGCGGCACCGGCGCGGGGCCGGGGTTTGCGGGGTGCGACGCGGTGCAGACTCATATGACGAACACCCGCAGCACCGATCCTGAGATCCTTGAAAAACGCTTCCCGGTGCGGCTGGAGCATTTCGGCATCCGGGACGGCTCCGGCGGCGCAGGGCAATGGCGCGGCGGCAACGGCGTGATCCGCCGGTTGCGCTTCTTTGCGCCCGTCACCGTCACCACGCTTTGCTCGCATCGCTTGGTGCCGCCCTTCGGCGTGGCGGGTGGCGCGCCCGGCGCGGTGGGGGAGGACTATGTGGAACTGCCCGGCGGCAGCCGCCGCAAGGTGGCCGGTTTTGCCGAGGAGGAGCTGCCTGCAGGTGGGCTTTTCGAGATGCGCACTCCGGGCGGTGGCGGCTGGGGTACGGCGGGTTAG
- a CDS encoding AI-2E family transporter gives MSGSAVPIRLLTLCAIVIALAAGGWMLNVAAGIVIPIILGGLVAFLLNALATSAKKIPVIGPLCPFWLRMSVSFLLTFAVLLVFAALLARNVEQVARDASSYGEAFSNMLNSLAARFGYEADVTWHSLQDLFAGRINMQDTVRYGVGAITNAIVYVFLIFIYALFFLLEARYFDIKMERIFRTADTRRRAQFIMHQMIEKVGDYMALKTLVNVMLGAICFAILFLFGIDYAAFWAILTGAFNYIPYVGSLVAVLLPVFVSVGQYESMDTTLSLAACLIVAQNIVGYYIEPRLLGKQLNMSPLVIMISLAAWGAMWGIAGAILSVPLTSMMIILFAAFPGTRPLAVMLSEDGFSRDDADPMVPEPVTSLAPQPAEDPAE, from the coding sequence ATGTCTGGTTCCGCTGTGCCCATCCGCCTTCTCACCCTCTGCGCCATCGTCATCGCGCTGGCCGCGGGCGGCTGGATGCTGAACGTCGCCGCCGGGATCGTGATCCCGATCATCCTTGGCGGGCTCGTCGCCTTTCTGCTGAACGCGCTGGCGACCTCGGCCAAGAAGATCCCCGTGATCGGGCCCCTCTGCCCCTTCTGGCTCAGGATGAGCGTGTCGTTCCTGCTGACCTTCGCGGTGCTTCTGGTGTTTGCCGCGCTGCTTGCACGCAACGTGGAGCAGGTGGCCCGCGATGCCTCCAGCTATGGCGAGGCCTTCTCCAACATGCTCAACAGCCTCGCCGCGCGTTTCGGATACGAGGCGGATGTGACATGGCATTCGCTGCAGGATCTCTTCGCAGGCCGGATCAACATGCAGGATACCGTGCGCTACGGCGTGGGGGCGATCACCAATGCGATCGTCTATGTCTTCCTGATCTTCATCTACGCGCTCTTCTTCCTGCTGGAAGCCCGCTATTTCGACATCAAGATGGAGCGCATCTTCCGCACCGCCGACACCCGCCGCCGCGCGCAGTTCATCATGCACCAGATGATCGAGAAGGTGGGCGATTACATGGCGCTCAAGACGCTGGTGAACGTGATGCTCGGCGCGATCTGCTTTGCGATCCTGTTCCTGTTCGGCATCGACTATGCCGCCTTCTGGGCGATCCTGACGGGCGCGTTCAACTACATCCCTTACGTGGGCTCGCTGGTGGCGGTGCTGCTGCCGGTTTTCGTGTCGGTCGGCCAATACGAAAGCATGGACACCACGCTGTCGCTCGCCGCCTGCCTGATCGTGGCGCAGAACATCGTCGGCTATTACATCGAGCCGCGCCTGCTGGGCAAACAGCTCAACATGAGCCCGCTCGTCATCATGATTTCGCTGGCGGCCTGGGGGGCGATGTGGGGGATCGCGGGGGCGATCCTCTCAGTGCCGCTAACCTCGATGATGATCATCCTCTTCGCCGCCTTCCCCGGCACACGCCCGCTGGCCGTGATGCTCAGCGAGGACGGGTTCAGCCGCGACGACGCGGATCCGATGGTGCCGGAACCCGTCACAAGCCTTGCGCCGCAACCGGCGGAAGATCCGGCCGAATAG
- a CDS encoding helix-turn-helix domain-containing protein, with protein sequence MSYDSRISSSLGADLRALRKSRGMTLGQVASRLGKSVGWMSQVERDISSPSYDELKALAALYEVPLSMLFGQAEAPAEELGRIVRADARRRVGEADASLVEELLSPDLTDSFEVIHSTFRPGARSPGVISRPTQEVGYLISGRLKIWLDDTEFLITPGDSFRVREQALRWENPFTEPAVAIWVISPPVY encoded by the coding sequence ATGTCTTATGATTCCCGCATCTCTTCTTCGCTTGGCGCGGACCTGCGCGCCCTGCGGAAATCGCGCGGGATGACGCTTGGGCAGGTGGCGTCGCGGCTTGGCAAATCGGTTGGCTGGATGAGCCAGGTGGAGCGCGATATTTCCAGCCCCTCCTATGACGAGCTGAAAGCACTGGCCGCGCTCTACGAGGTGCCGCTCTCGATGCTCTTCGGACAGGCCGAGGCCCCGGCGGAAGAGCTGGGCCGCATCGTGCGCGCCGACGCCCGCCGCCGTGTGGGCGAGGCCGACGCAAGCCTTGTGGAGGAGCTGCTCTCGCCCGATCTGACCGACAGCTTCGAGGTTATCCACTCCACCTTCCGCCCCGGCGCGCGCTCGCCCGGCGTGATCTCCCGCCCGACGCAGGAAGTTGGCTACCTGATCTCGGGCCGCCTGAAGATCTGGCTCGACGATACCGAATTCCTCATCACACCCGGCGACAGCTTTCGCGTGCGCGAACAGGCCTTGCGCTGGGAAAACCCCTTCACTGAACCGGCGGTGGCGATCTGGGTGATCTCGCCGCCGGTCTATTGA
- a CDS encoding SDR family oxidoreductase, producing the protein MAKDLTFGPKGWLPARLPSLAGKTYVITGANAGAGFQAARTFLSKGASVVMLNRSAEKSQAAVAALKAEYGAEADVRFIRMDLSDLASVREAAAEVLRAVPRIDALICNAAIAQVPERKLTVDGFESQLGTNHYGHFLLCGLLFDRLEESHGRIVVVASLGYRMGLRTIQFDDMNWENGYGANKAYSQSKLAQMMFAYELQDRIAAAQNSVQVFVCHPGSSATSLITTSGSPLMRALFWAMTKTPLVQTAEQGAFPEVMCATETRLTERALYGPTGRMEVVGPVGRGSLEPHAYDKPVMERLWAVTEEATGFRWAV; encoded by the coding sequence ATGGCAAAAGACCTCACTTTCGGCCCCAAAGGCTGGCTGCCCGCACGGCTGCCGTCGCTTGCGGGCAAAACCTACGTGATCACCGGGGCCAACGCCGGGGCAGGGTTTCAGGCTGCGCGGACTTTCCTGAGCAAGGGCGCAAGCGTGGTGATGCTGAACCGCAGCGCCGAGAAGTCGCAGGCCGCCGTGGCCGCGCTGAAGGCGGAATACGGGGCGGAGGCCGATGTCCGCTTCATCCGCATGGATCTGTCGGATCTGGCCAGCGTGCGGGAGGCTGCCGCCGAAGTGCTGCGCGCTGTGCCCCGGATCGACGCGCTGATCTGCAACGCCGCCATCGCGCAGGTGCCGGAGCGCAAGCTCACCGTGGACGGGTTTGAGAGCCAGCTTGGCACCAATCACTACGGCCATTTCCTGCTCTGCGGGCTGCTGTTTGACCGTCTGGAGGAGTCCCATGGCCGGATCGTGGTGGTGGCGAGCCTTGGCTACCGGATGGGCCTGCGCACGATCCAGTTCGACGATATGAACTGGGAGAACGGATACGGGGCCAACAAGGCCTACAGCCAGAGTAAGCTGGCGCAGATGATGTTTGCCTATGAACTGCAGGACAGGATCGCGGCCGCGCAAAACTCCGTGCAGGTCTTTGTCTGCCACCCCGGGTCCTCGGCCACATCGCTGATCACCACCAGCGGCAGCCCCCTCATGCGCGCCCTCTTTTGGGCGATGACGAAGACGCCATTGGTGCAGACCGCCGAACAGGGTGCCTTCCCGGAGGTCATGTGTGCCACGGAAACCAGGCTCACCGAGCGCGCGCTGTACGGCCCGACGGGACGCATGGAAGTTGTCGGCCCGGTGGGGCGGGGGTCGCTGGAGCCACATGCCTATGACAAGCCCGTCATGGAACGGCTCTGGGCCGTTACCGAAGAGGCAACCGGCTTCCGCTGGGCCGTCTAG
- a CDS encoding DUF308 domain-containing protein: MAETPKAETRKDFLLAALASHSGFFTLQAVIMLAAGAFAAAYPLVAGPLDTTIIAWLLFLYAATLLVGLVLGKRMRGAVMQILTLLFALLAGFVILIQLVEAAGLSIYLIGLFLVAEGAARLRQGLGLRPEASWALLALGGVIPLTAGIFLIAQPAAVSGTTLGLLLGISLIASGLGLLLAVRNARAAPNVG; this comes from the coding sequence ATGGCCGAAACACCCAAAGCCGAGACCCGGAAAGACTTCCTTTTGGCCGCGCTCGCCAGCCACAGCGGCTTCTTCACGCTGCAGGCCGTCATCATGCTCGCCGCCGGGGCCTTCGCCGCGGCCTATCCGCTGGTCGCGGGGCCGCTGGACACCACGATCATCGCCTGGCTGCTGTTTCTCTATGCGGCCACGCTTCTGGTGGGGCTGGTGCTGGGCAAACGGATGCGCGGGGCGGTGATGCAGATCCTGACGCTTCTTTTTGCCCTGCTGGCTGGCTTCGTCATCCTGATCCAACTCGTGGAGGCCGCTGGGTTGTCGATCTACCTGATCGGGTTGTTTCTGGTCGCCGAAGGTGCGGCGCGGCTGCGGCAGGGGCTCGGCCTGCGCCCGGAGGCAAGCTGGGCCCTGCTGGCCCTCGGGGGCGTGATCCCGCTGACGGCCGGGATATTCCTGATCGCTCAACCTGCCGCTGTGTCGGGCACCACGCTGGGGCTGCTCTTGGGCATCAGCCTGATCGCTTCCGGCCTCGGCCTGCTTCTGGCCGTACGCAACGCCCGCGCTGCGCCGAACGTGGGGTAG
- a CDS encoding AraC family transcriptional regulator has translation MDKTALITLIANRTSADGLTETGLPGVQLFRACTAVPCAPAVYEPSVIAIVSGRKEAVLDGRHCVYDDSQYLCCPTSMPVQAGTPDASPDAPLYGVLVSLDRRLMLDVIMDMESTTGQRQRHETPAPSGFCLARWDTGFADALLRLLQLGESPMDTAVLGAARLRELYYAILKGEAGPFARAAFGAENAIARAIAHLSSHLSEEASIDEMAARAGMSRAVFHRKFKQATTLSPIQFVKSMRLNRAAMKIAGGMSVNAAALDVGYQSASQFSREFKRMYGTPPRQWSDAQRGLTGIA, from the coding sequence ATGGACAAGACAGCGCTTATAACACTCATCGCAAACCGCACCAGCGCCGACGGGCTGACGGAAACCGGCCTTCCCGGCGTGCAGCTGTTTCGCGCCTGCACCGCCGTGCCCTGTGCGCCCGCCGTCTATGAGCCCTCCGTCATCGCCATCGTCAGCGGCCGCAAGGAGGCCGTTCTGGACGGGCGGCACTGTGTCTACGACGACAGCCAGTACCTGTGCTGCCCGACCTCGATGCCAGTGCAGGCGGGCACGCCTGATGCCAGCCCCGACGCCCCGCTCTACGGCGTTCTGGTATCGCTGGATCGGCGATTGATGCTCGACGTGATCATGGACATGGAGAGCACCACCGGCCAGAGGCAGCGGCACGAAACGCCCGCGCCAAGCGGCTTTTGCCTCGCGCGTTGGGATACCGGGTTTGCGGATGCGCTGCTGCGGCTGCTGCAACTGGGCGAAAGCCCGATGGACACGGCAGTGCTCGGCGCGGCACGTCTGCGGGAGTTGTATTATGCGATCCTGAAAGGCGAGGCCGGGCCCTTTGCCCGCGCGGCCTTCGGCGCGGAGAACGCCATTGCCCGCGCCATCGCACATCTGTCCTCGCACCTGAGCGAGGAGGCCTCGATCGACGAAATGGCTGCCCGCGCTGGCATGAGCCGGGCCGTGTTTCATCGCAAGTTCAAGCAGGCCACCACGCTTTCGCCCATCCAGTTCGTGAAATCCATGCGGCTGAACCGGGCGGCGATGAAGATCGCGGGCGGCATGAGCGTGAACGCTGCGGCGCTGGACGTGGGATACCAGAGCGCCTCGCAATTCAGCCGTGAATTCAAGCGGATGTATGGCACCCCGCCCCGACAATGGAGCGACGCCCAGCGCGGCCTGACCGGGATCGCCTAG
- a CDS encoding arylsulfatase, whose protein sequence is MSLNSFKKAIGTGALLAASAIAAPLAAQDAQPNFLIIWGDDIGYWNVSAYNQGMMGYETPNIDRIAKEGMLFTHGYGEQSCTAGRASFVTGQSGFRTGLLKVGLPGAKEGISEKDPTIAEYMKSKGYMTGQYGKNHLGDLDEHLPTNHGFDEFFGNLYHLNAEEEPENADYPKDPAFREQFGPRGVIRSNADGSVEDTGPLTKKRMETIDEEVTAGALDFMDRAVEQGKPFFLWYNTTRMHIFTHLKEESQGVTGLGVYPDGMVEHDGMVGQMLDKLDELGVADNTVVMYSTDNGAEVFSWPDGGTTPFRNEKNSNWEGGFRVPMMIKWPGVIEPGRTSNQIISHLDWFPTFMSALGDGDMKERMLTEAPFGEGNEPVHLDGYDFMPYFRGDEERGPRREFFYFSDGGDLMNLRYDQWKVVFAEQRAHGFDVWQDPLTPLRLPKVFNLYSDPFEKADHEAINYSQWRLERAYLLVPAQAIVSQFLSTFADYPPRQKPGSFSIDSVLETLQTNQGG, encoded by the coding sequence ATGAGTCTCAATTCATTCAAGAAAGCGATTGGCACAGGGGCGCTGCTTGCAGCATCCGCCATCGCGGCACCGCTGGCCGCACAGGATGCGCAACCGAACTTCCTCATCATCTGGGGCGACGACATCGGCTACTGGAACGTGTCCGCCTACAACCAGGGGATGATGGGCTACGAGACCCCCAACATCGACCGGATCGCCAAGGAAGGGATGCTCTTCACCCACGGCTACGGTGAGCAATCCTGTACAGCTGGCCGCGCCTCCTTCGTGACGGGGCAATCGGGCTTCCGCACCGGCCTGCTGAAGGTCGGCCTGCCGGGCGCGAAGGAAGGAATTTCCGAGAAGGATCCGACGATTGCCGAGTACATGAAGTCCAAGGGCTACATGACGGGCCAATACGGCAAGAACCACCTTGGCGATCTGGATGAGCACCTGCCCACCAACCACGGTTTCGACGAGTTCTTCGGCAACCTCTACCACCTCAACGCCGAGGAAGAGCCCGAGAACGCCGACTACCCCAAAGATCCCGCCTTCCGCGAGCAGTTCGGCCCGCGCGGTGTGATCCGCTCCAACGCCGATGGCTCCGTGGAAGACACCGGCCCGCTCACCAAGAAGCGGATGGAAACCATCGACGAGGAAGTCACCGCTGGCGCGCTCGATTTCATGGATCGCGCAGTGGAACAGGGCAAGCCCTTCTTCCTGTGGTACAATACCACCCGCATGCACATCTTCACCCACCTGAAGGAAGAGAGCCAGGGCGTCACCGGCCTCGGCGTCTATCCGGACGGCATGGTGGAACATGACGGCATGGTCGGCCAGATGCTCGACAAGCTCGACGAGTTGGGCGTCGCCGACAACACGGTGGTGATGTATTCCACCGACAACGGCGCTGAGGTCTTCTCCTGGCCAGATGGCGGCACCACGCCCTTCCGCAACGAGAAAAACTCCAACTGGGAAGGCGGCTTCCGCGTTCCGATGATGATCAAATGGCCGGGCGTCATCGAACCGGGCCGCACTTCCAACCAGATCATCAGCCACCTCGACTGGTTCCCGACCTTCATGTCCGCGCTCGGCGATGGTGACATGAAAGAGCGGATGCTGACCGAAGCCCCCTTCGGCGAAGGCAACGAGCCGGTGCACCTCGACGGTTATGACTTCATGCCCTACTTCCGCGGCGATGAAGAGCGCGGCCCGCGTCGGGAGTTCTTCTATTTCTCCGATGGCGGCGACCTGATGAACCTGCGGTATGACCAATGGAAGGTCGTCTTCGCAGAGCAGCGCGCCCATGGGTTCGACGTCTGGCAGGACCCGCTGACGCCGTTGCGCCTGCCGAAGGTGTTCAACCTCTACTCTGACCCCTTCGAGAAGGCCGATCACGAGGCGATCAACTACAGCCAGTGGCGGCTTGAGCGCGCCTACCTGCTGGTGCCGGCACAGGCGATCGTGTCCCAGTTCCTGAGCACCTTCGCGGATTACCCGCCGCGCCAGAAACCGGGCAGCTTCTCGATCGACTCGGTTCTGGAAACGCTCCAGACGAACCAGGGCGGCTGA